The following are from one region of the Penaeus monodon isolate SGIC_2016 chromosome 19, NSTDA_Pmon_1, whole genome shotgun sequence genome:
- the LOC119584983 gene encoding uncharacterized protein LOC119584983 produces MDNEIKWLWKTTQTEAFYATYTISYRLTLATREPLLEDHLLQALTHLFRKVPLLRVCFGQRDGEMWIREMAGEALDFEVVSNASVEDIRESLQAYRYDLMKGPLWCVKLLSEPPSSPVVPEGIDTTKFRHVYTLFLGLHHGITDGNSNMRICGFLVQILEAVLGRKDIDDAEQFGVYVSDERTQRLLKEYVASLEADPELRRKVVDEIQSRYGKYSLIKSTYKEVGEKVPRTGVLEMNLDADSTIAFIKRCRAEGVTVNSAFIAATSVSVVDLLVDGGLEQDTYDIRSDHVLNARRYWGGDTSQYLGCHLLPLLPVVAKTPRNITGKFWEFARSVHQELQKKFNEGGPLLEEAGRHFMSANTDFDPTFQYEFCVTNMGNVTSLVTEGGDNVQALHVIRTVAMNTVPCTWSILLHTFRSRLILALTYNTSFVNSEMAKKFCDGIFYRLKEAL; encoded by the exons ATGGACAATGAAATAAAGTGGCTATGGAAGACAACGCAGACGGAGGCATTCTACGCAACATACACCATCAGTTACCGGCTCACCCTTGCCACCCGCGAACCCTTGCTCGAGGATCACCTTCTCCAGGCCCTCACCCATCTCTTCAG GAAGGTGCCTCTCCTGCGAGTCTGTTTTGGCCAACGTGATGGCGAAATGTGGATCAGAGAGATGGCGGGAGAAGCGTTAGACTTTGAG gtTGTTTCAAATGCCTCAGTAGAAGATATACGCGAGAGTCTGCAGGCCTACCGCTACGACTTGATGAAAGGTCCTCTGTGGTGCGTGAAGCTCCTCTCAGAGCCACCTTCCTCTCCAGTAGTTCCAGAGGGGATTGACACGACAAAGTTTCGTCACGTGTACACATTGTTCCTGGGTCTTCACCATGGTATCACTGATGGTAACTCCAACATGAGGATTTGTGGTTTTCTGGTTCAGATTCTTGAAGCCGTACTAGGAAGGAAGGACATAGACGACGCGGAACAATTCGGCGTCTACGTGTCTGACGAGAGAACACAGCGGCTGCTGAAGGAGTACGTGGCATCCCTGGAGGCCGACCCTGAACTCAGGCGCAAAGTGGTGGACGAGATTCAGTCTCGCTACGGAAAATATTCATTAATTAAATCGACTTACAAGGAAGTAGGTGAGAAAGTACCAAGGACGGGGGTGTTGGAAATGAACTTAGATGCTGATTCCACGATCGCTTTCATCAAACGTTGTCGAGCCGAAGGCGTCACCGTCAACTCGGCTTTTATAGCTGCTACTAGCGTCTCGGTTGTCGACCTCCTGGTGGACGGAGGCCTTGAGCAGGACACGTACGATATTCGCAGCGACCACGTCCTCAACGCCCGCCGGTACTGGGGCGGCGATACGTCTCAGTACCTCGGGtgtcacctcctccctcttttgcCCGTGGTCGCTAAGACGCCGCGAAACATCACAGGAAAATTCTGGGAGTTTGCAAGATCGGTCCACCAGGAACTTCAGAAGAAGTTCAACGAAGGCGGACCTCTCCTTGAAGAAGCAGGGAGACACTTCATGTCCGCGAACACAGACTTTGACCCCACTTTCCAGTACGAGTTTTGTGTGACCAACATGGGCAACGTGACGAGTCTGGTGACGGAGGGCGGCGACAACGTCCAAGCTCTTCACGTCATCAGAACTGTAGCTATGAATACTGTTCCCTGCACCTGGAGTATCCTGCTCCACACCTTCCGCAGTCGGCTGATCCTTGCTCTCACGTACAACACGTCCTTCGTCAATTCGGAAATGGCAAAGAAATTCTGTGATGGGATCTTCTACCGCCTTAAGGAAGCATTGTGA